In the genome of Monodelphis domestica isolate mMonDom1 chromosome 2, mMonDom1.pri, whole genome shotgun sequence, one region contains:
- the NSRP1 gene encoding nuclear speckle splicing regulatory protein 1 isoform X2, translated as MQRKKEENNPKLLLVKDRKPKYIHSLLKAVEIRKKEQEKRMEKKIQKEREMEKGEFDDKEAFVTSAYKKKLQERAEEAERERRAAALEARLDVTKQKDLSGFYRHLLNQAVGEEEVPECSLREASSRIKEEKPRGYSDELNPDHRVPANRVVPKTRVKDENPDADSDLDVDSSEDDDKTEDKSRWSHRKESGHQSERSQAHSSSSGEDRGHQSRSHTKSSRTVTRERGDQHQDRSHESHIREPDRRPESGHHKEKPDQHRSREDSNKDHVHKRREQEDRERRERRMDREHRQEEEREKQPSKGRERARLRNSEEPRDEARGETRDRSKGHAEGKRNGQEKCREKEPSTRPLEQAQEREGSCSGSGAQDRLGGEEGSSRGGASERAPSPKGSQESKRQPEVGGEEKPPETLSKFAKRSNKETVMSARDRYLARQMARVSAKTYIEKEED; from the exons cCTAAGTATATCCACAGCCTGCTAAAAGCAGTTGAGATAAGAAAAAAGGAGcaagagaaaagaatggaaaagaaaatccaGAAAGAACGAGAAATGGAAAAGGGAGAATTTGATGATAAAGAGGCATTTGTGACATCTGCCTATAAAAAGAAGCTTCAAGAGAGAGCTGAGgaagcagaaagagagaggagagccGCCGCCCTGGAAG CTCGTCTGGATGTGACCAAGCAGAAAGACCTCAGTGGATTTTATAGGCATCTTTTAAAtcaagcagttggagaagaagaagTGCCTGAATGCAGCCTTCGGGAAGCTAG TTCTAGGATAAAAGAGGAGAAGCCACGGGGTTATTCTGATGAATTAAATCCAGACCACAGAGTCCCAGCCAATAGAGTTGTACCCAAAACCAGAGTGAAAGACGAAAACCCTGATGCAGACAGTGACCTTGATGTGGACAGCAGTGAAGATGATGATAAAACTGAAGACAAGAGTCGATGGAGCCACAGGAAGGAGAGCGGCCACCAGAGTGAAAGGAGCCAGGCCCACTCCAGCTCCTCGGGGGAGGACAGAGGCCACCAGAGCCGGAGCCACACCAAGAGCTCCAGGACGGTGACAAGGGAGAGAGGTGACCAGCATCAGGACCGCAGCCATGAGAGCCACATCAGGGAGCCAGACAGACGTCCTGAAAGTGGTCACCATAAAGAAAAACCAGATCAGCACAGGTCCAGGGAAGACAGCAATAAAGACCACGTCCACAAGAGGCGAGAACAGGAAGAtcgagagagaagagagaggaggatggACCGAGAGCACAggcaggaagaggagagggagaagcagCCCTCCAAGGGACGAGAAAGGGCCAGGCTGAGAAACAGCGAAGAGCCGCGTGATGAGGCGAGGGGGGAGACCAGGGACAGGAGCAAAGGCCATGCCGAGGGGAAGAGAAATGGGCAGGAGAAATGCAGAGAGAAGGAGCCAAGCACCAGACCTTTGGAGCAGGctcaagagagggaaggaagctgCTCTGGTTCTGGGGCACAGGACAGGCTGGGTGGGGAGGAAGGCTCCAGCAGGGGGGGAGCCTCGGAGAGGGCCCCCAGCCCCAAAGGATCACAAGAGTCAAAACGCCAGCcagaggtgggaggagaggagaagccTCCCGAGACACTGAGCAAGTTTGCAAAGCGCAGCAACAAAGAGACTGTCATGTCAGCAAGAGACCGGTACCTGGCCAGGCAGATGGCTCGGGTCAGTGCCAAAACCTacatagagaaagaagaggactGA